Below is a genomic region from Eupeodes corollae chromosome 1, idEupCoro1.1, whole genome shotgun sequence.
AAATGCACATActtatagaaatttaatttgttttttttgtctttctaaACAAAATCAGATATCACCCTAACTTGAGtgtatttgttatttaatgTTGTTTACTTAATGAAATTATTCACAATTTTCTCTCGATTTCTCTTAAAGAATTCTCTTTGAGTTCTTCCAAAGGTTTCTCGTCATCTAATTTAGGTTCACGTTATATGGTATATAGTTCAAAGATTTGAGTACTAAGCTTAGTAAGAAATCAAACACAGAGAAGAAATACGTTCGtttagtttttgtgttttcataaattaaaatgtcgTCAAAATCTAGTAAATATGAGCTTGAAAGCCCCAAGTGGCTAAATGAAGATTTCTTTGATATGGTTTTACGAAAGTTTCTTAAAGATGACACTATTAAGGTAGCTTTATTGATGTACCATTCGAATTCAAACatacaatttatgtttttttttttgtacaggtTAAAAGCTTGTCGATAGCTCCAGCAACCATAATCAACGATCACTATGGAAGTACAATGTTTCGAACTACTATTGACTACTCtgattcaaaaaacaacaactttacaATTCCGTATATTGTAAAAACTGCAACAGAAGTGGAAAGTGTGAAAAAGGATATACTGAGTGattcgtttgttttcaaaactgaaaCTCGAATGTATTCGGAAACAATTCCGAAAATAGAAATGATCTTACGGAAGTACGGCGATGATACTACTATAGGGCCAAAGTAACCATAATTAAGAGAAAGGAAGACATTTTAAGagtgaaaatttgattttttttttagattagtCTACTCAGCTATGACACCACATGAGGTTATTATTTTAGAAGACTTGAAAACCCAAGGATTTTTTGCACTTGATGACGACTATCCAAATATTGAACAAATCAAAAGAGCCATTTCGAAAATTGCTAAGTGGCATGCTGTTAGTTATAAGCTGGCACACGAAGTAAGTGCGATATCGATAGTAAATTATTTACAGTGTAAATAAAAGCAGCTAGGCAGGCCTTTCGGTGCCGATGCTGCTGGTGGGGTGTGAGATTAAAAACTTATTGATACCAAagttatataatattataagtTGTAACTTATAATTCAACGGTAgtaaacttgattttttttttcgttgataAGACGATAATAATTGAAAGAAACAAATCGTTAAATTATGCTATTACATGTTTATTCCTCATCTTATATCTTAAAGGAACCCGAATCAATAACGACGTATAACGATGGAATTGCTAGtttgaaattggaaaaaatcgaTTTCTTTACTTCTGgcatcaaaaattttattaacaatattttatcaaccGATGAGgagctcaaaaaatatattccatattttgaagaaatcgaTAAGACACTTATTGAAACTTTTTCAAACATCGGAAATGCTTACAAACGTGGTGATAGGGCTTTATTCGTTCTCAATCATGgagattttcattttaaaaatatgatgttAAAGCTCAAAAAATCTGGAGAGTTGGATGATCTTTTGTTAGTAAGTTCTTAATTGgagaaaaatctaagaaaaaagaattgtatttaagatttaattttttccttaGATCGATTATCAAATGTGCTCTTATGGCCCAGCTGTGATGGACTTAACTTATGCCCTTTATTTGTTAATGGATAGTGAAACACGATGGAATAAACGTGAAGAAATTATTTATGAGTATTTCGAGGAGTTTCGAGAcacattgaaaaaaatcgagttttGTGGTGAAGTACCAAAAATGATGGATTTACAAATTGATTtcatcaaatatcaaaaatatggtATAGGGAACTTATTTTTACTtgttacaacttttttaatatatctatttaaatgtgttttttttaatttttagaaacaatgCTTGTGGCAATTTTCCTTCCAGTTGCTCTTGCATTTCATGATAAGGACTTAAGAGTCGATGATATAATGGAATCATCGGAAACTCGAACTAAATTATATCAGCATCCGAGGGTTATGAAGGAAGTTAAGAGAATTTTACCGATGCTTTTGTATAAAGGTGCTTtagattgaaaaattataaaaataaaaaaatattataaaaatcggTGAACATCCAAAATTTCAGTAAAATCCTTCATAATGGATTTAGTGTTAAAAACAatctactttatttttataaacttatgaTACTCAAACTTCTATAGTACTTTGTACTTCttcatatatatatttgtttaaatatttctcgTGGGATTGAGTAGTTCAttaagttacaaaaaatgtGCCGGTACGTTCGAAAACATACTTTAATGtgtcaataaatatttaagcaatAAGAAAAGTGGAATCACATATCCTACcatgaataaaattttcaagttataTGTacccttatatattttttttctcaattatcTCCGAAAAAATAGGTAGCTTATAATATGAAAAGAATATACCGACTTCTGATTTAAGTCTCGAAAAATTCAAGCCGCCAAGTTTGAAAGTGTTTCCCTATCAAAGAACATCTCCCTTcaggaaaatcattttttattgtttggaagaATAAACTATGCAAGTACATTAAATTAACCTCCTTGGCATTGTGAGGCGGCTTACGTTTGGATCGCGGCCTAGCATTAGCCAAATGGTTGACACTTGGCTGACTGGCGAAGGACACTAACAACTAAGAAAAACTCAACCTATGACAGtggaaaacaaatcaatttatgtGGTGGCAAGGATATTTGTTAATGTGTTGGTAGAAGTCACGGCTGTGGGTATTGGCTTGGTCTCTTGTACTCAATATCTAGAGAAGAAGTCGCCCGCCGGTGACAAACCACTACTTTCCTTGGAtactcttttaaaataataaatcttctttttcttctttccacactagaaacaaatttttagacagacactttttcaataatattgaatataaatatattattattatattaaatataaggCATCTAATTAAGGCCCAAccataataggcataagctagcatatgcgcgcataagtaaacgtgcgaatacaaagaatctcaatacaagtgaacataatggagtctagctccgtttcattgaattttctcaatttcgttaacttaagcaaacttaagccagtcgctcgccgcataagtaaaatttgacatgtagatacgtgagcaaaattgcattatggctatccgcagtaatttcacaaacttaaatgaattttcgttgggtttttgacataagcttatgtttgcttgtgcctattatagttgggcctttaggcTTGATCAAAGTCTCTTGATTTTTCGACTTTAAGGCAAGTTCAATAGTTCAGGGTACCCCGATAGATCTAAATTGATCTAAGAgtcaattcaaaactaagaaaatatttataacaatttataTACCCCAAAAGAACTGCACCATTAAATGTAAAAGCTCTGAAGCAACACCATTAGATGCGCCAATAGACTTTAAAGGTTAAAAAGAATTGTCTAAAAATACGATAagtgtatttaattattaattaaatattgctgaacttttataagaaattgtCTGAATAATGGGAGTTTATAAAAGATAAGTCCCcttgttcaatttttaataactgtaaaaataatgaaaacttaaaaaaaattggtaccatcatttttttatataaatctttaaattaatgCAAAACAAGATTTAAAATTCAACTTGCGATTTATAGTgcatttttcagaaattttgactttttatgttttttttattataactcACTCAATTCTATTCAACCAAAAAATAgacttgaacattttttgagGACAATTGAggaattttatagaaaaactttcttaaaaattgtgctACAGCATATCGAGTCCTTTCCTACAATTTATAAGCTCCAAATTTAATTGTATCGTAAACAAAGAATCTGTTGGTTCTTGAAGCCACTTATACTCTTAGTCtgcatttgaaattattaataatcATAAACCTAAGACATAACAAAGGCCTTCAATGGCTTCATGTATtactagaaaatttaaataatttaattttcttttttattgaaaatgtcgcttacgataaaataGTGGAAAGGGGGAAATATTTGAATCCTTCGAATGATATTGTTCGACCTTCAGCAGTTCTCTTACAAACGTATCAATGCAAGAATAGCCAAATTCCTCTAGAAATGTTACGTCACAAATTAAATTCCgaaataatatttagaaaaccATATCTAAATTCCCAATGCTAGAGATAATGAtgggaaatattttaatttaaacaaaaaagttcaatATTGTCACCACAAGGTAAATGCCGACGTTCTGAAAGCCTTCAAATGCACAAGAATGTCGAATTAAAAAATCTAGTAACACAAAAtctcaaacaaattataaatccGATACtttgcttttatcttttgaagGAGTTAAAACGCAAAACACAGCATTATATTCAGGCTGATTCATACATTATTTTTCCAACTaaacaataaatgttttttaataatttaagggCGAAAAAACATAAGgagttattttatgttaaattgtgTAATGGAAGCAAACAATTATTGATTTAACTACGAGCTAGAATTAAAAGCAAGACTTTTTAAGTATCACATGACTTCTCTCTTCTTTTTCACCTAATACcttaaaatctgtttttcttttatactcTTCTTGACTCTAGTTTTTTTTcgcaaattttaagttttaactttcACCGTtggaaataaatacatttattctAGAATCTAGCATTcgattttgaaattgttaaacgGGTAGTCTTATTACCAAGTTTAAGAAAACGGTCTTCTCTTTTCCAAAAGATTTCCTTTAGTGGAACTGTAAAATTAGATTGTTGAACATAGTCTTAGTTTCAATCGAActgaaactaacaaaaaaatcaatataaaagtaAGCGAATTCGGCGTAATAAGTCTTTTCGACCAAAACCATAGCTCTCAAATTCTTAAATGtcataaaaattggttaaaaagcCCAAAAACCCCAAAgcgaatacattttaaataaaagttcgatcaaattgttagtttttattttattagttattgTAGTTATTGCATATCTATACCAGGAAAGCCTTGCAGCATGTTATTAGGTGTATTCGAAAGCAATCagaaaattcttttaagaaagtATCTCAGAAACCTTTCTACCTATTTTGATTTGGAATATCCCAAAGCTTGCGCACCAAACCTAGTTTAGACCGCAGTTGCTGCAAACAGTTTAATCTTCGCACTATGGTcaacgtttttattttcgaaacaaCAACCCCATAATAATGTTATTGCCCTTTTTTAACTCGgataattttaaatggaaattttctttcatattttgGTGTGGAGGGATTAAAAGACCTAGATATTTATTTGTCCTACCGCACAATAGCAATATTTTGACCTTTTTATTTCTGAAGatcattttcgttttttaaatgcACTGACAGATTCCAAAGACTGCAAAAGTTTTCGAGACAGTTAATCATTCGCTGCATTCCCTCTACAgactctgaaaaaaaaactatgtcgTCGCCAAATAACAAACGTGGTACCCGTATTTGTCCAAGCTCTATTCCTCCTATAATAACTTCCACGATATCATTGATGAATAAGATAAATAGCAAGTTGCACAATACACAACCTTGTTTGACACCCATTTCCGTTGCGAAGTCatctgaaattaatttaaaatcccAAACATATTATGAGACGTTACTTTCATACATCGCTTTTAAGATATTCACAATTTTGCTTGAGAAAAGCTTATAGAAAAGTGCTTCACGTGCTTGTAACTCTTCGCAATTTAAATCAACAAGAATAATTGTTCTGAAGTCGACGGTTTCGCCTAAACCCCGCTTGAATTCCCTAATTTTGAATCCACTGCGTCAACCTAATAAATATCAGGGCACTTAATAACTTTAATGAGGTGCTTAGGAATGAAATGCCTCGGAAGTTCGCTGgtgtttaagaataaaataccTCGGTAGTTCGCTGGATTATTTAAAACTACTATTTTATTCAGTGGATatattattgtttcttttttaaatcatgtGGAATGTTTTTAATAGCATATTGAATCTTATATTGGTTAATGCAGAAACAAATTCGATCATAAAGTTCTTGTAGAATTCCACTGGTATTTAGTCATCACCCGGACAAAAGGTGTATCAAGAAGCTCATTTGGGCAGTATTTCATTGATTTTGGGCTATGTGacatatttttctgaaaaagtttttaagtgaTAGAGAAATTTTTGGGCCTTAtggcatttttaatattttgactttatttatttGGCAAAACCGAAAGCTTCTTTTTAGTTGGAAtttcataaaactaaaacaaatttcaacacCCAAAAGTTCGGTTAGTAGTACCCTTACCGTGAtatttagtgcgttggactgtcatgccagagatcttgggttcaatccctgcctgtgccagctgaAGTTTTTTTACgagtactgtctcttgcgaggaattgacaaaacctATAAGAGTATTTCTGCCCAAAACttacaacaaaatgttaataacatttttcttgtcactatgacatttttaatttgggcgATATGCTTTTGGTCGAAAAGACCTAACACCAACGAATTCACCTGCTTCACCACATCAATTTGTGTAGAAAGAGCTTTCAAAAAAgattatctttttgttttttgttaacataATGATGTCATAAACTATGGATACGTATTAAGAACAAATCAACAACAGTTTTATTATTAGCTATATACATAGAgtaaaactgaaacaaatattcgtgacctcgaatattttaagaagatAAAACTAACTTTAGAATATTTTACactattaaaaatttcatctacaataaataaatcaggtggcggaacagtccgttgagaactagggcctagtgacttacaactctcaaccattcctgtgcgagtAATATTCTCAGGGATGGTGGGATTTGAATTTCATCTGGTAATTTACagtaatcgacagttttttttaaaaaaaattcttcctaAATTGcgtatgaattaaaaaaaggaatttaaagtttaaaacttaCTAACTTATTTGATCTTAAATTTGTAATTGAAGTTCTTTAACAACAATttggtttcttacaaaaaatggaaGTTAGTATTGTAAATAAGGACTTCAACGGTAGATTATCATGTTGTGATCTAAAAACaccttttaaattcaattcgttTTCAACTATAGAGCTCTTAATTGTGTTAAAATGATGGTTAAAAGTCTtgaattttgtttctgaagagTGCAAATATAtttcgttttcaattttttgataaatctcTTGATCATTTTTGCAGtacttttaagaatatttataaataaattcgtaaaaagagcggaacttttttaaagtttggtaagatcttcaaaaaaatttaaggacGTAAAAATAAGATTCTAAACCAAAATTCAGCTTTCTCGTAATTATCTCAAATTTAGTcatcaacaataattttatcaaaaaccaatagattaagttttttttcaattgcttttaaattaaaattttaactataaATACAAACTATGAGATTAATGCATAAATACGTGTGCCTAGTCTTATCTATTAAATTGTATTAACTATCAGAAGACTTAATCTTATCTATTGTTTTCATACACAGTTCGATACAATCACACTCTTATGGAAATTTAATTCattctttatatttgtttgtaattgttCCGCATGTCTCTATGAATATATTTCACAATTCTCTACAACTAGTTAATAAGTTTTATCtcaattaatttgaagcatGTACAACCGTgaaaaggcaaaacaaaaaaactattcataaataaataaattgaattcagTAAGTTTTAGCAATTCGTTCGAGAGAGACGTGTTTTAGCTTTTGTGACAAAATTAACATGGCCGATAGTTATAATAAAGATGAACTTGAAGCTCCGGGATGGTTGAATAAACCGTTTTTTGaaggagttttgaaaaaatgtgaaaataccGATGTGATTGTGGTAACATTCTATTGATTATCTTGAAAAGTACTTTTATATCAGTTTTTCGTCTGTGTTTAAGGTCAATGATATTAAAATGTCACCAGCAACAGCCAAAGGTGATCACTATGCTAGTGTTATGTTTCGAGCAACCTTAAACTATGATTCGAAAACCGCAAAAGGATTGACCAAatctttaattattaaaactatgCCTCAAGTTGAAGGACATAAGatggattttttgaaagaatcgTACATTTTCGAAACTGAAATTGCCATGTATTCAAAAACGATTCCAATGTTCGAAGCAGAATTAAGGAAAATCGGTGATAACACAATTTTGGGAGCTAAGTAAGGTTTGAAATGAAAAGTCGATATGACTTTGAGATCATTTATAATTTCAGGGCACTATATCATTCACTAACACcccaaaaatgtattatatttgAGGATATTGTTCCATTGGGCTATCAGACTTTGTCAACCAGAACGGCTGACATGGAGCAATCAAAATCTGCTCTTTTAAAGTTGGCAAAGTGGCATGCAGTTAGCTATAAACTCGCAGCTGaggttgttttttaaacaaaaaattgactgTTTATATGAGCTAtaacttttttcattaatttgtttttttaaacagggTGACACATCTCTAACAGATTATAAACATGGGATTTTCAGCCTTAAAGAGTTCGAAACAAGTACTTTTGTTCAAAATGGCATGAaacaatttattgcaaaatgtGAAACAATCGAAGAACTCAAGCAGTACGTACCTAAGCTTCAAGCTCTTGAAAAGGATCTATTGAAGCGATGTCACCAATCATTCGAGAGTTATTTTCAACCCAATGCCAAAGGGATTTTTGTTCTTTGTCATGGAGACTTTCACAGTAAAAATATGATGTTCAAGAAGAATAGCAAAGGTGAAAACGAAGATGTCATGTTGGTAAGATTCTTTTAAATGCAAGtttcgaaattaaaattgttatgaaatcctttttttttcaacacttaAAGGTTGATTTTCAACTTTGCTATTTCGGACCTGCCATTTTGGATATCATCTATGGATTGTACACAATTCTCACGGGAGATGTTCGTAAAAATCATCTTGAAGAAATAATTCATTATTATTCTTCCAATTTCATTGAAACACTTCACAAACTAAATTTCAAAGGAAGTTTCCCTAAAatttctgaattttttattgaacttcTTCGTCATTCgcattttggtaggtttttatttttttaaatgttttttaaaattattttatttatgaacacaaaaaatatgtgAACATTTACAGAGATCTTTATGATGTCCACATTTTTACCAGTGTTTTATGCATTTGAAACAGAAGTGATAGATCCTGAAGAACTTATGACTTCTGAAGGTGCCGGCAAAAGTCTCTATAATAATGAACGCTACATAGAAGACGTAAAACGTATGCTACCGATTATGCATAATCGTGGTTATTTAgattaagttgttttgttattcttataaaaaagttgttttgttttaaataaatagattattaTAAGCACAATTATTGGATTTTATtccgagtttttttttaatttgatctgAGAAAAACTGACTTGAATTACAAATCTTcgataatattttatagattagATTATCGATTTTGAAGTTGTCTGATTGTAAGAATGTTATAGacttttttcactaaaaaagCATTATAATAAAAGTAAGTTCTTATTACAATACCTATCCAAACCTAAAAATATCTAACatgattcaaaacattttacaaagagttataaaataaatggaGCTTAGTTTGTAGCGCTACATAGTATAtacttaaaaccttaaaacttaCGGATAATTtgtttatcaatttcaaatgaaaGTATTCTATATTTCGAAACAGTGTTTGGATGATcatcttttcttaaaaagtctttgctttagtaaataattttaaaatacatctttttattttgatttgttgtaCATCGCACCCTTCAAAAGCGATAAGAGCTGTGTACTTTTTTATAACGTTCCTGCACTAACGTGTCTGAATTaggaaataataaacaaaacattggtTTTAGATTGATTcggaatttgaaaatgtttttgtaaacacCGCATTAAAAGTGGTAATtaaattgcaatattcaggcggccaatttaaattgaaattatacaaaatacgatttttatttcttctgcCTGTGGATTTTTGGCGTTTTCAAATATATAACACCATAACGTTTTGAGTTTGAAAAATATAGTCGAAAAGGtaaaggttaaaaacaaaactttatgtaatatgacatcaatttttattataaaaccatCAACAAACACATCTCCTAGTTATAACCGCCTTCGCCTGCTTTAATTGTTTAACAATTGAGGCATTGTTAGTATTTTTGTAGTTATTCCGCGTTGATGATATTGCACATCTCATTAATAAACTTTATCTCAATTTATATTACAAGCATGCAACCCTTGAGTCTATATTAATTCAAATGGCAAATATTTCTATCTACTATATTTGATAAATACCTATACTTATATTCAGTTAGTTTTTGCAATTCATTTGAGTAAGACGTACTTAAAAAAGCTATGAGCGACAATACTTTCAATAAAGATGAACTTGAAGCTCCTGGATGGATGAATAAATCGTTTTTTGaaggagttttgaaaaaatgtgaaaatactGATGTGATTGTGGTAATTTTCTATGAATACTCTTGAAAAGTTCTCATTAACAGTTCGTGTGTATATATTAGGTCAATGATATTAAAATGTCACCAGCAACTGCTAAAGGTGACCACTATGCCAGTGTTATGTTTCGAGCAACCTTAGGCTTTGATTCGAAAACCACAAAGGGATTGACGAAatctttaattattaaaactatgCCTCAAGTTGAAGGACATAAGATGGATTTGTTGAAAGAAtcgtttgtttttgaaactgaAATTTCCATGTATTCA
It encodes:
- the LOC129938938 gene encoding uncharacterized protein LOC129938938: MSSKSSKYELESPKWLNEDFFDMVLRKFLKDDTIKVKSLSIAPATIINDHYGSTMFRTTIDYSDSKNNNFTIPYIVKTATEVESVKKDILSDSFVFKTETRMYSETIPKIEMILRKYGDDTTIGPKLVYSAMTPHEVIILEDLKTQGFFALDDDYPNIEQIKRAISKIAKWHAVSYKLAHEEPESITTYNDGIASLKLEKIDFFTSGIKNFINNILSTDEELKKYIPYFEEIDKTLIETFSNIGNAYKRGDRALFVLNHGDFHFKNMMLKLKKSGELDDLLLIDYQMCSYGPAVMDLTYALYLLMDSETRWNKREEIIYEYFEEFRDTLKKIEFCGEVPKMMDLQIDFIKYQKYETMLVAIFLPVALAFHDKDLRVDDIMESSETRTKLYQHPRVMKEVKRILPMLLYKGALD
- the LOC129938769 gene encoding uncharacterized protein LOC129938769, with translation MADSYNKDELEAPGWLNKPFFEGVLKKCENTDVIVVNDIKMSPATAKGDHYASVMFRATLNYDSKTAKGLTKSLIIKTMPQVEGHKMDFLKESYIFETEIAMYSKTIPMFEAELRKIGDNTILGAKALYHSLTPQKCIIFEDIVPLGYQTLSTRTADMEQSKSALLKLAKWHAVSYKLAAEGDTSLTDYKHGIFSLKEFETSTFVQNGMKQFIAKCETIEELKQYVPKLQALEKDLLKRCHQSFESYFQPNAKGIFVLCHGDFHSKNMMFKKNSKGENEDVMLVDFQLCYFGPAILDIIYGLYTILTGDVRKNHLEEIIHYYSSNFIETLHKLNFKGSFPKISEFFIELLRHSHFEIFMMSTFLPVFYAFETEVIDPEELMTSEGAGKSLYNNERYIEDVKRMLPIMHNRGYLD